A single region of the Lotus japonicus ecotype B-129 chromosome 4, LjGifu_v1.2 genome encodes:
- the LOC130716107 gene encoding SEC12-like protein 2, with the protein MLSCSRTLMPHPIPSLTNRWFDWDLNKNSEIHQLGLKSSEKVLTQLEDVGLQLALAFNNDGTALAAGGEDGKLKVFKWPSMEIILNEPNAHSTVKDLHFSSDGKWIVSLGSGGPCRVWDVSSSIVLASLSNENREIFSACRFSQTNDSTRVLYIAAMADNRGSILTWNTPTWERMGSKYITRDAISALNVSADGKFLACGTPSGDIVIVSSTNMQIQTMVKKAHIGIVTALAFSPDSRALASVSWDSSARVTIIEEKNKSGGVSLWISLFIILLAAAAYFLKVERIDK; encoded by the exons ATGCTGTCTTGCTCGCGCACTTTGATGCCGCATCCAATTCCCTCTCTGACCAACCG ATGGTTTGACTGGGATCTAAACAAGAATTCTGAAATTCATCAATTGGGTCTCAAGTCATCAGAGAAAGTGCTAACCCAGTTGGAGGATGTTGGACTGCAATTAGCATTGGCATTCAACAATGATGGTACTGCACTAGCTGCTGGTGGGGAG GATGGAAAGCTAAAGGTTTTCAAGTGGCCTAGCATGGAAATTATTCTCAACGAGCCTAATGCTCATTCTACTGTCAAGGACTTGCATTTTAG CTCCGATGGTAAGTGGATTGTATCTTTGGGTTCTGGTGGCCCATGCAGGGTTTGGGATGTTTCTTCATCAATAGTTTTAGCTTCTCTATCAAATGAAAAT CGTGAAATCTTTAGCGCTTGCAGATTCTCCCAAACAAATGATAGCACTCGAGTACTATATATTGCTGCCATGGCAG ATAATCGTGGAAGCATCCTGACCTGGAATACACCAACATGGGAAAGGATGGGCTCAAAGTATATTACTCGAGATGCAATCTCTGCTTTGAATGTCTCAGCTGATGGAAAGTTTCTTGCATG TGGAACACCTTCAGGAGACATTGTAATCGTAAGTTCAACAAATATGCAGATTCAGACCATGGTTAAAAAGGCTCACATTGGCATAGTAACTGCTTTGGCATTTTCCCCTGATTCAAG GGCCTTGGCTTCTGTATCCTGGGATTCAAGTGCTAGGGTAACAATAATTGAAGAGAAGAACAAAAGTG GAGGGGTGAGCTTGTGGATTTCCCTATTTATCATCCTACTTGCAGCAGCTGCTTACTTCCTGAAGGTTGAACGAATTGATAAGTGA
- the LOC130714479 gene encoding 60S ribosomal protein L17-2 → MVKYSQEPDNPTKSCKARGSDLRVHFKNTRETAHAIRRLPLAKAKRYLEDVLAHKQAIPFRRFCRGVGRTAQAKNRHSNGQGRWPAKSAKFILDLLKNAESNAEVKGLDVDALYITHVQVNQAQKQRRRTYRAHGRINPYMSSPCHIELILSEKEEPVKKEPETQLAASKKS, encoded by the exons ATG GTGAAGTACTCACAAGAGCCTGATAATCCCACCAAGT CTTGCAAGGCCAGAGGCTCTGACCTTAGAGTTCATTTCAAG AACACTAGGGAAACAGCGCATGCCATCCGCAGGTTGCCTTTGGCAAAGGCCAAAAGGTATTTAGAGGATGTGCTTGCTCACAAACAGGCCATTCCATTCAGACGTTTCTGTCGTGGTGTTGGGAGGACAGCCCAAGCCAAGAACAGGCACTCCAATGGACAAGGACGCTGGCCTGCCAAGTCAGCTAAATTCATCCTAGACTTGCTTAAGAATGCCGAGAGCAATGCTGAA GTCAAAGGTTTGGATGTTGATGCTCTTTACATCACTCATGTCCAAGTCAATCAGGCACAGAAGCAAAGGCGCAGAACATACCGAGCCCACGGGAGAATCAACC CTTACATGTCATCTCCTTGCCACatagaattgattttgtctGAAAAGGAAGAGCCTGTCAAGAAGGAG CCTGAGACGCAGCTTGCAGCAAGCAAGAAGTCCTAA
- the LOC130714017 gene encoding probable arabinosyltransferase ARAD1, with protein sequence MYGKVVLSFIFVFLLILSYSIFIGTLDIRSYFSPILIPPSTGPESKPVQCEPDPQPLRVFMYDLPRRFNVGMMTRRNDTPESAVTVRDWPPWPENWGLKMQHSVEYWMMGSLLYEDGQRGEAVRVLDPELADAFFVPFFSSLSFNTHGHTMKDPATLIDRQLQVDLMELLKKSVHWQRSRGRDHVFPMTHPNAFRFLRNQLNESIQVVVDFGRYPKGMSNLNKDVVSPYVHVVDSFTDDEPQDPYESRPTLLFFRGRTFRKDEGIVRAKLAKILTGFDDVHYERSFATGENIKLSSQGMRSSKFCLHPAGDTPSSCRLFDAIVSHCVPVIVSDQIELPFEDEIDYSQFSLFFSFKEALQPGYMIDQLRKFPKDKWSEMWRQLKNISHHYEFQYPPKKEDAVNMLWRQVKHKLPGVRLSVHRSRRLKIPDWWKKK encoded by the exons ATGTATGGCAAAGTGGTTCTCTCATTCATCTTCGTCTTCTTGCTCATCCTCTCTTACTCAATCTTCATCGGCACACTCGACATTCGATCTTATTTCTCCCCAATCTTAATCCCACCTTCAACTGGACCCGAATCCAAACCCGTTCAGTGCGAACCCGACCCGCAGCCACTTCGCGTCTTCATGTACGATCTCCCTCGCCGATTCAACGTCGGGATGATGACTCGCCGGAACGATACGCCGGAATCCGCTGTCACCGTCCGGGACTGGCCGCCGTGGCCTGAGAATTGGGGGCTGAAGATGCAGCATAGTGTTGAGTACTGGATGATGGGCTCGCTTCTGTACGAAGACGGTCAGCGCGGAGAGGCGGTTAGGGTTTTGGATCCGGAGCTTGCTGATGCGTTCTTTGTACCGTTTTTCTCTTCGTTGAGCTTCAATACGCATGGCCACACTATGAAGGATCCCGCCACGCTGATTGATCGCCAATTGCAG GTTGACTTAATGGAACTCTTAAAGAAATCTGTACACTGGCAGAGGTCTAGAGGTAGAGATCACGTATTTCCTATGACACACCCAAATGCCTTTAGGTTCCTAAGAAATCAATTGAATGAGTCTATTCAGGTTGTTGTGGATTTTGGCCGCTACCCCAAAGGCATGTCTAATTTGAACAAAGATGTGGTGTCCCCATATGTGCATGTTGTGGATTCTTTTACGGATGACGAGCCTCAAGATCCGTACGAGTCACGCCCCACGCTGCTTTTCTTCCGAGGGAGGACTTTTAGGAAGGAT GAAGGCATTGTCCGTGCTAAACTAGCAAAGATATTGACTGGTTTTGATGATGTTCACTACGAGCGAAGTTTTGCTACAGGAGAAAACATAAAATTG TCATCACAAGGGATGCGTTCATCGAAGTTTTGTTTGCATCCAGCCGGAGATACACCATCATCTTGTCGTCTTTTTGATGCCATTGTTAGTCACTGTGTTCCTGTCATTGTGAGTGACCAGATTGAACTCCCGTTTGAGGATGAGATTGACTACTCCCAGTTCTCGTTGTTCTTCTCTTTCAAAGAGGCATTACAGCCTGGCTACATGATCGACCAGCTTCGTAAATTTCCAAAGGATAAATGGTCTGAAATGTGGAGGCAGCTTAAAAATATCTCCCATCATTATGAATTCCAGTACCCTCCGAAAAAGGAAGATGCTGTTAATATGCTGTGGAGACAGGTTAAGCACAAGCTTCCAGGGGTAAGACTCTCTGTTCACAGAAGCCGAAGGTTAAAAATCCCAGATTGGTGgaagaaaaaatga
- the LOC130715707 gene encoding signal peptidase complex subunit 1-like, producing MDWQGQKLAEQLMQILLLAFAVVAFAGGYFMASFQTMMLTYAGGVVFTTLVTVPNWPLFNRHPLKWLDPSEVEKHPKPQPSVNVAPKKKPTKK from the coding sequence ATGGATTGGCAAGGGCAGAAGCTCGCGGAGCAGCTGATGCAGATTTTGTTGCTTGCGTTTGCTGTGGTTGCGTTTGCAGGTGGGTACTTCATGGCTTCTTTCCAAACGATGATGCTCACATATGCTGGTGGTGTGGTTTTCACCACACTGGTCACCGTCCCCAATTGGCCTCTTTTCAATCGCCATCCTCTAAAGTGGCTGGACCCAAGTGAGGTTGAGAAGCATCCCAAGCCACAGCCATCTGTGAATGTAGCTCCAAAGAAGAAGCCAACTAAGAAGTAG
- the LOC130713574 gene encoding uncharacterized protein LOC130713574: MNLAAVYGVRTPGDATAWKFLFFLAVMYYIMSMLTYSILHMEFIAPLPHDAPLDRFSEARTVEHVRILSQEIDGRQEGRPGLKMAAQYIKGQLEVLKERASSNVRIEIEETTVSGSFNMHFLGFNLALVYRNHTNIVMRISSIDSKDTDPSVLVNGHFDSPLGSPGAGDCGSCVASMLEIARLTVDSGWAPHRPVIFLFNGAEELFMLGSHGFMKTHRWHDTIGAFVNVEASGTGGPDLVCQSGPSSWPSNIYAEAAIYPMANSAAQDVFPVIPGDTDYRIFSEDYGNIPGLDIIFLLGGYFYHTSYDTVERLIPGSIQARGENLFSIIKAFTNSPKLQNTYQTNYSEVTPSLVQDERAIFFDYLSWFMIFYSRRVAKILHSIPIFFFLLMSFVHGRSHSPLATLCDFVKGILFHAVGIILAIIVPVSFSLLRLLFSSQTMNWFAHPYLAFNMFVPCSLAGLLIPRVIWRSFPLSQDVSIVKTSKEALSDEARFWGAFGFYAVLTLGYLVSGLSGGFITFFVSASMLPAWISFCLSVKFFGQRSLRSTMFYILPLVPFLAYAVYFGGFLAQFLIEKMGMMGSLPLPYGHYVPDVIVAALIGLVTGWCTGPLMPICGHWLARSSMLSSLLHLSVLGLAISSQFFPYTMSAPKRIVFQHAFRTSGSSEIVESTYDFSVTDSNSLLFLFKHSPEVAEKLNITSEFSFESASLSKRQDWMAIFPVSFLFSNSLKFPAKGDDILKQYEFFPKLSVQNTSLNSEKGPRRVHLELYLGSLEEVWVAVLNITGPLSSWSFADNVLPGTETYGGGPPSYICRFSGPSDRNWTFWLEANSSEALRVDLTVLDQKLVDPAKRLKDLFPNWVDVIAYSSFMSTYTF, translated from the exons ATGAACCTCGCTGCGGTTTACGGAGTCCGTACCCCCGGCGACGCCACCGCCTGGAAATTCCTGTTCTTCCTCGCCGTCATGTACTACATCATGTCCATGCTGACCTACTCCATCCTCCACATGGAGTTCATCGCCCCGCTCCCACACGACGCGCCTCTCGATCGATTCTCCGAAGCCAGAACCGTCGAACATGTTCGAATCTTGTCTCAAGAGATCGATGGTCGTCAA GAAGGGCGACCTGGATTGAAAATGGCAGCTCAATACATTAAGGGCCAATTGGAAGTACTGAAGGAACGAGCTAGCTCCAATGTCAG AATTGAGATTGAGGAGACCACTGTCAGTGGCTCCTTCAATATGCACTTTTTGGGTTTCAATTTGGCTCTGGTATACAGAAATCATACTAATATTGTTATGAG GATATCATCTATAGATTCCAAAGATACTGATCCATCAGTTTTAGTGAATGGGCACTTTGATAGCCCCCTTGGTTCTCCTGGTGCTGGTGATTGTGGTTCATGTGTTG CATCAATGCTGGAAATTGCTAGACTAACTGTGGACTCTGGTTGGGCTCCCCACCGCCCAGTTATTTTCCTCTTCAATGGTGCCGAGGAACTTTTCATGTTG GGTTCACATGGGTTCATGAAGACACATAGATGGCATGACACTATAGGAGCTTTTGTAAATGTGGAGGCatctggaactggagggcctg ATTTAGTTTGCCAATCTGGACCTAGTTCCTGGCCTTCTAATATCTATGCAGAAGCAGCAATATACCCCATGGCTAATAGTGCAGCTCAG GATGTTTTTCCTGTTATTCCTGGAGATACAGATTACCGAATATTTTCCGAAGACTATGGAAATATTCCTGGGCTTGACATTATCTTTCTCCTTGGTGGTTATTTTTACCATACCTCCTATGATACTGTAGAGCGACTCAT ACCTGGAAGCATCCAAGCACGTGGAGAGAATTTGTTCAGCATAATCAAGGCTTTTACTAATTCTCCTAAGTTACAAAACACCTATCAAACAAATTATAGTGAAGTTACTCCCAGCTTAGTCCAGGATGAGCGTGCTATTTTCTTTGATTATCTCTCATGGTTTATG ATATTTTATTCCAGAAGGGTTGCTAAAATTCTTCACAGTATTcctatcttcttcttccttcttatgTCCTTTGTGCATGGTAGGTCGCATTCTCCGTTGGCAACTTTGTGTGATTTTGTGAAAG GAATTTTGTTCCATGCTGTTGGGATTATATTGGCTATTATTGTGcctgtttcattttctttgctgagatTACTGTTCTCTTCTCAGACAATGAATTG GTTTGCTCATCCATACTTGGCTTTCAATATGTTTGTACCTTGCTCACTTGCTGGTCTTTTAATTCCAAGAGTTATCTGGAgatcttttcctctttctcaagatgTTTCTATTGTCAAGACATCAAAAGAG GCACTATCTGATGAAGCAAGGTTCTGGGGTGCATTTGGGTTCTATGCCGTACTAACTTTG GGTTATCTTGTATCTGGATTGAGTGGAGGTTTCATTACTTTTTTTGTGTCTGCTTCCATGCTTCCGGCATGGATATCCTTCTGCTTATCGGTCAAATTCTTTGGACAGCGGTCACTCAG GTCAACAATGTTTTACATATTACCTCTAGTCCCATTCCTTGCATATGCTGTTTATTTTGGTGGCTTTCTTGCCCAATTTCTGATAGAGAAGATGGGCATGATGGGTTCTCTTCCTCTACCATATG GGCACTATGTTCCTGACGTTATCGTGGCTGCATTAATTGGATTAGTAACTGGTTGGTGCACGGGCCCTCTAATGCCCATTTGTGGTCATTGGTTAGCTAGGTCCTCCATGTTGAGTTCTCTGCTGCATCTTAGTGTCCTGGGCTTGGCCATATCTTCTCAGTTTTTTCCTTACACCATGTCTGCACCTAAGAGGATCGTTTTTCAACATGCTTTCCGTACTTCAG GCTCAAGTGAGATTGTGGAATCCACCTACGATTTTTCTGTAACTGACTCCAATTCTTTACTATTCCTCTTCAAACACTCACCTGAAGTGGCAGAGAAATTGAATATTACTTCAGAGTTTTCATTTGAATCTGCATCGCTGTCTAAACGTCAGGATTGGATG GCAATTTTTCcagtttcttttctcttctcaaaTAGTCTGAAGTTCCCTGCAAAAGGGGATGATATTTTGAAGCAGTATGAGTTCTTTCCCAAATTGTCTGTTCAAAATACATCTCTAAACTCTGAAAAGGGACCGAGAAGAGTTCACTTGGAGCTTTACTTAGG TTCCTTAGAAGAGGTCTGGGTTGCCGTTCTTAACATCACTGGTCCTTTATCCAGTTGGTCTTTTGCAGATAATGTGCTTCCAG GAACTGAAACTTATGGAGGTGGTCCACCATCATATATATGCCGGTTTAGCGGACCCAGTGATAGGAATTGGACATTCTGGTTAGAG GCTAATAGCTCTGAAGCTTTGAGAGTGGATCTCACAGTTTTAGACCAAAAGTTGGTTGATCCAGCAAAGAGATTGAAGGATCTTTTCCCTAACTGGGTTGATGTCATTGCCTATTCTAGTTTTATGTCCACCTATACCTTTTAA